One Cryobacterium roopkundense genomic region harbors:
- a CDS encoding DUF4166 domain-containing protein: MVGRSPYEVALCGDLTGLHPRLVAYFSAIPVGHHGLGWGSFDTVGTPRRWLWPLLALLAREGVLFPVWEHDVAFRVVNRPGAGLVAAVRRFDFAAGPRHMVDSISTDAEGLRDTLGRSGRMETRLRARIVDEALHLDSTQVAVRFFGRSLPVPRFCAPTVHLRESFDDLADRQRVRLTVDLPLVGRVYEYVGSFRYSIQPGEAPS; this comes from the coding sequence GTGGTCGGTCGCTCGCCGTACGAGGTTGCCCTCTGCGGCGACCTCACCGGTCTGCATCCGCGTTTGGTCGCCTACTTCTCGGCTATCCCCGTTGGCCACCACGGTCTCGGTTGGGGCTCGTTCGACACTGTAGGGACCCCTCGGCGGTGGCTCTGGCCGTTGCTGGCTCTGCTGGCCCGCGAGGGGGTGCTGTTCCCGGTCTGGGAACACGACGTCGCTTTCCGCGTGGTCAACCGGCCGGGAGCTGGCCTGGTCGCGGCCGTTCGGCGCTTCGATTTCGCGGCCGGCCCTCGGCACATGGTCGATTCCATCTCAACGGATGCCGAGGGTCTCCGCGACACCCTCGGGCGCAGCGGGCGCATGGAAACGCGTCTTCGTGCCCGTATCGTCGACGAGGCCCTGCATCTGGATTCCACGCAGGTCGCCGTGCGCTTCTTCGGGCGGAGCCTGCCGGTGCCGCGCTTCTGCGCGCCCACGGTCCACCTCCGGGAGAGCTTCGACGATCTCGCCGACCGCCAGCGTGTGCGGCTCACGGTCGACCTTCCGCTCGTCGGTAGGGTGTACGAATACGTCGGATCTTTCCGGTATTCGATTCAACCCGGGGAGGCACCCTCATGA
- a CDS encoding epimerase, with translation MSRRIVIAGGSGFIGRYLAETFRANGDVVDIVGRQGQDAAWGETAAITTLLDGADLLINLAGKSVNCRYTSANRAEILRSRVETTRELATAVQACAVPPPVWLNSSTATIYRHADDRAMTEASGNIGAGFSVSIATAWEAEFFRADLPGTRRVALRMAIVLDDGSALRPLMRLVKAGLGGPHLDGRWFASAARRTAGTFHEVGTRHGRQRFSWIHIEDVRGAIRFLTEHPEIDGVVNLSAPEVSDNRTVMRTLRRLLRVPVGLPAPRWLLEFGTAMIRTETELVLKSRWVIPERLLESGYRFSYSHLEPALRAIIHGSARSARLAPDHV, from the coding sequence ATGAGCAGGCGCATTGTCATCGCCGGTGGCTCCGGCTTCATCGGGCGATACCTCGCCGAAACGTTCCGCGCGAACGGCGACGTGGTCGACATTGTCGGGCGTCAGGGGCAGGACGCGGCGTGGGGAGAGACCGCCGCCATCACCACCCTCCTCGACGGTGCCGACCTGCTCATCAACCTGGCCGGCAAGAGCGTGAACTGCCGGTACACGTCTGCCAACAGAGCGGAGATCCTGCGTTCGCGTGTGGAGACCACCCGGGAATTGGCAACCGCGGTGCAGGCCTGCGCCGTACCGCCCCCCGTCTGGCTGAATTCCTCGACGGCAACGATCTACCGGCATGCTGATGACCGCGCGATGACCGAGGCGTCCGGAAATATCGGAGCGGGGTTCTCAGTGTCTATTGCCACCGCCTGGGAGGCGGAATTCTTCCGAGCCGACCTGCCCGGCACACGACGTGTGGCCCTGCGGATGGCGATCGTCCTCGACGACGGAAGCGCCCTGCGCCCCCTCATGCGCCTGGTGAAGGCTGGCCTCGGCGGGCCGCACCTGGACGGTCGCTGGTTCGCCTCCGCCGCGCGGCGGACGGCGGGAACCTTTCATGAGGTAGGTACCCGACACGGCAGGCAACGATTCAGCTGGATCCACATCGAGGACGTGCGCGGCGCCATCCGCTTTCTTACCGAACATCCCGAGATCGACGGCGTCGTTAATCTCTCTGCCCCTGAGGTCTCTGATAACCGCACGGTGATGCGCACGCTCCGACGGCTGCTGCGGGTGCCCGTAGGCCTGCCGGCACCGCGCTGGCTGCTCGAGTTCGGAACGGCCATGATTCGAACCGAGACCGAACTCGTCCTGAAGAGTCGCTGGGTGATTCCGGAGCGACTGCTCGAGAGTGGTTATCGCTTCTCCTATTCGCACCTCGAACCCGCGCTTCGCGCCATTATTCACGGTTCGGCGCGGTCGGCTCGGCTTGCCCCGGACCACGTCTGA
- the rpsA gene encoding 30S ribosomal protein S1 has protein sequence MTIATTERAPKQVAINDIGSAEDFLAAVEKTLKFFNDGDLIEGTVVKIDRDEVLLDVGYKTEGVIPSRELSIKHDVDPSEVVKVGDLVEALVLQKEDKEGRLILSKKRAQYERAWGDVEKIKEADGVVTGSVIEVVKGGLIVDIGLRGFLPASLIELRRVRDLTPYLGQEIEAKILELDKNRNNVVLSRRALLEQTQSESRTTFLNNLQKGQVRKGVVSSIVNFGAFVDLGGVDGLVHVSELSWKHIEHASEVVEVGQEVTVEILEVDLDRERVSLSLKATQEDPWQVFARTHAIGQVAPGKVTKLVPFGAFVRVAEGIEGLVHISELSGKHVELAEQVVSVGDEVFVKVIDIDLERRRISLSLKQANDGVDPEGTEFDPALYGMLTEYDDKGQYKYPEGFDSETNEWREGFDEQREKWEQDYAAAQARWEAHKKQVASANDEIAAPSDVAPAGSAFSSESAGAGTLADDEALAALREKLSGGN, from the coding sequence ATGACAATCGCAACGACCGAACGGGCACCCAAGCAGGTCGCCATCAACGACATTGGATCTGCTGAAGACTTTCTTGCCGCGGTCGAAAAGACTCTGAAATTCTTCAACGACGGCGACCTCATCGAAGGCACCGTAGTGAAGATCGACCGCGACGAGGTTCTCCTCGACGTGGGCTACAAGACCGAGGGTGTCATCCCCTCCCGCGAACTCTCCATCAAGCACGACGTTGACCCTTCCGAGGTTGTCAAGGTCGGCGACCTGGTCGAGGCCCTCGTTCTTCAGAAGGAAGACAAAGAAGGCCGCCTCATCCTCTCGAAGAAGCGCGCTCAGTACGAGCGTGCATGGGGCGATGTTGAGAAGATCAAGGAGGCCGACGGTGTTGTCACCGGTTCGGTCATCGAGGTCGTCAAGGGTGGACTCATCGTTGACATCGGACTTCGTGGCTTCCTGCCGGCTTCGCTCATCGAGCTTCGCCGCGTTCGCGACCTGACCCCGTACCTGGGCCAGGAGATCGAGGCCAAGATCCTCGAACTCGACAAGAACCGCAACAACGTTGTGCTGTCGCGTCGTGCGCTGCTCGAGCAGACTCAGTCCGAGAGCCGCACCACGTTCCTCAACAACCTCCAGAAGGGACAGGTCCGCAAGGGCGTCGTCTCGTCGATCGTCAACTTCGGTGCGTTCGTCGACCTGGGTGGCGTTGACGGTCTGGTTCACGTCTCCGAGCTCAGCTGGAAGCACATTGAGCACGCCAGCGAGGTCGTCGAGGTCGGTCAGGAAGTCACCGTCGAGATCCTCGAGGTTGACCTTGACCGCGAGCGTGTCTCGCTGTCCCTCAAGGCAACGCAGGAAGACCCGTGGCAGGTATTCGCCCGCACCCACGCCATCGGCCAGGTTGCACCGGGTAAGGTCACCAAGCTCGTTCCCTTCGGCGCGTTCGTTCGCGTTGCAGAGGGCATCGAGGGTCTCGTGCACATCAGCGAGCTGTCCGGCAAGCACGTCGAGCTCGCCGAGCAGGTTGTTTCTGTCGGCGACGAGGTCTTTGTCAAGGTCATCGACATCGACCTCGAGCGTCGCCGCATCTCGTTGAGCCTCAAGCAGGCCAACGATGGTGTCGACCCCGAGGGCACCGAGTTCGACCCGGCGCTCTACGGAATGCTCACCGAGTACGACGACAAGGGTCAGTACAAGTACCCCGAAGGCTTCGACTCCGAGACCAACGAGTGGCGCGAAGGCTTCGACGAGCAGCGCGAAAAGTGGGAGCAGGACTACGCTGCAGCCCAGGCTCGCTGGGAAGCCCACAAGAAGCAGGTTGCTTCCGCGAACGACGAGATCGCTGCCCCCAGCGACGTCGCTCCGGCCGGCTCTGCCTTCTCGAGCGAGTCGGCTGGCGCCGGCACGCTCGCCGACGACGAAGCACTCGCGGCCCTCCGCGAGAAGCTGTCCGGCGGCAACTAG